The genomic region TCAAAAATTTTTTCTATTTTTTTCAAGTTATTCTTCTTATGCCTTATAATTTCTTCTATTATTAAATTCTCTAAAGCTACTCTTATTTCATAAACCTGTCTTATATCTTCTTTAGAAATAAATGTTACAGTTACCCCTCCTTTATCAGAATTATCCACTAAACCTTCTAGTTCCAGCATTCTAAGTGCTTCCCTGATTGGCGTTCTACTTACATCAAATTTCTTTGCATACTCAAGTTCTATGATTTTTGTTCCTGACTTTAGTTCTCCATTAATAATCATTTCTTTTAAATTGTCATACACTTGTTCTCTTATTGATTTCGTTTTAGTTATTGCCATAAATTCACTCCTCTCTTGTTTGTATTGTACTATATTTGTATCATGTATACAAATTTTTTTTATTAAATTTTATTGATTATTTCTATTTACAGTTGTATGATATAAAGAAAGGGGAGCTCATTTAAATGGGCTGAGAGTAAGCTGTTTTCGCTTTTACCCATAACCTGATTTAGATAATGCTAACGTAGGGAATATATAAATATATAATCTGTATTTTTTATTTTCTATTATTGCTAAAAATACAGATTTTTTATTGGAGGAATTATGTTAAAAGAAAAATTAGATAGAAAAAAATTACTTCTTTATGCAGTAACAGATAGAGCTTGGTCGTCAGATTTAAAGACCTTCTACGAACAAATAGAGCAATCCTTAAAAGCTGGAGTTACTTTTCTACAACTCAGAGAAAAAACATTGGATAAAGAAAATTTTCTAAATGAGGCCAAAGAGATAAAAAAAATGTGTGCTAACTACAATGTTCCTTTTATTATTAACGATAATATTGAAATTGCACAAGAAATTAATGCAGATGGAATTCATATAGGACAAAATGACATATCTCTTATAGAAGCAAAAAAATTAATTGGTAATGATAAGATAATAGGAGTTACTGTTCATTCTATTGAAGAAGCCTTAGATGCAGAAAAAAACGGAGCCTCTTACTTAGGGGTGGGAGCAATTTTTAAAACTAATTCTAAGGAAGATGCAAAAGTTATAAATATTGATGAATTAAAAAAAATTTCTTCATCAGTTAATATTCCAATTGTTGCAATAGGTGGAATTAAAAAAAATAATCTTTCCATTCTCAATAATACAGGAATTGCCGGTATAGCTGTTATATCTGCAATATATTCTCATAAAGACATATATTCTGCCACAAGAGAATTAAAAAAAACTCTCATCACTGAATTAAATTTTTAATTTAACTTAATATAAAATCTGAAAAATACTAAATTTTTAACAGAAAGATTTATTCTATTGAATTTAAATAAGGAGGATTTTAAAATGAGAAAAACTGTCCTTACAATTGCTGGTAGTGATTCTTCCGGTGGAGCCGGTATACAGGCTGATTTAAAAACTATGCTTATGAATTCTGTGTATGGTATGTCTGTAATAACTGCTCTCACAGCTCAAAATACCACTGGAATTTTTGCCGTAAGTGAAGTTGAACCAATATTTGTAGAAAAACAGTTGGATGCAATTTTTACTGATATTTATCCTGATGCAATAAAAATAGGTATGGTTGCTTCCGAAAAATTAAT from Fusobacterium russii ATCC 25533 harbors:
- a CDS encoding GntR family transcriptional regulator; amino-acid sequence: MAITKTKSIREQVYDNLKEMIINGELKSGTKIIELEYAKKFDVSRTPIREALRMLELEGLVDNSDKGGVTVTFISKEDIRQVYEIRVALENLIIEEIIRHKKNNLKKIEKIFEKTKKYMNESKSIDEIIKLFSEFNNELYELSGLYHVSKLITNINQYTKRFRRLCLFNEVRLKEAYEEHLELIDAIKNKNREKAIKINTEHLLKSRDFVLKNYVFNN
- the thiE gene encoding thiamine phosphate synthase, with the protein product MLKEKLDRKKLLLYAVTDRAWSSDLKTFYEQIEQSLKAGVTFLQLREKTLDKENFLNEAKEIKKMCANYNVPFIINDNIEIAQEINADGIHIGQNDISLIEAKKLIGNDKIIGVTVHSIEEALDAEKNGASYLGVGAIFKTNSKEDAKVINIDELKKISSSVNIPIVAIGGIKKNNLSILNNTGIAGIAVISAIYSHKDIYSATRELKKTLITELNF